Proteins from a genomic interval of Sphingobacterium sp. SYP-B4668:
- a CDS encoding BT_3928 family protein, whose product MQSTYTSPSKKQSPNYLLGFARIITGLLFIFSGLIKANDPTGFGYKLEEYFHVFHMDFMNDYSTLIAIAICGFEIILGALLLFGFYGRKVAWGLLLLIIFFTFLTFYSAFFEVVTSCGCFGDAIPLTPWQSFLKDLVLLALILIIFVYRGQIKSIVNDAFTKGLLTIAIIVISLGIGIYTTHYLPFIDFLPYKKGNNIPALMILPEGKEGDVYETIYAMKNTKTGETKNVTDKVYMSEKIWEDSNWEIVGDPSSKLIKKGYAIPIPDLMITDSEGTDRTQELITNPYYNFVVVSKDLTKMDKNDLESLNKINQTVKQIAEEYNLRAVLLTASSSNDADFLSKQMDLIFEIFYADQVPLKSMVRSNPGVLLMQNGNVINKWSHNNFPSAEKLVSKYFKEDK is encoded by the coding sequence ATGCAAAGTACGTACACTTCTCCATCAAAAAAACAGAGTCCCAACTACTTACTAGGGTTTGCCAGAATCATCACCGGCTTACTTTTTATTTTCTCCGGCTTAATCAAAGCCAATGATCCGACCGGATTTGGATATAAATTGGAAGAGTACTTCCACGTTTTCCACATGGATTTCATGAATGATTACAGCACGTTGATAGCCATTGCCATTTGCGGGTTTGAGATTATACTGGGAGCTCTTTTACTGTTTGGATTCTATGGTAGAAAGGTCGCTTGGGGACTATTATTACTAATTATCTTCTTCACCTTCCTAACCTTTTATTCGGCATTCTTTGAAGTAGTTACATCTTGTGGTTGTTTTGGCGATGCAATCCCATTGACACCTTGGCAATCGTTCTTAAAAGATTTGGTGTTATTGGCACTCATCCTTATTATATTTGTGTACAGGGGGCAAATCAAATCTATTGTCAACGATGCATTTACAAAAGGGCTATTGACCATAGCGATTATTGTAATCTCCTTAGGCATTGGTATTTATACTACACATTATCTCCCGTTTATTGACTTCTTACCCTATAAAAAAGGAAATAACATCCCTGCTCTGATGATACTCCCTGAAGGAAAAGAAGGAGATGTATATGAGACCATCTATGCGATGAAAAACACGAAAACAGGAGAAACCAAAAATGTCACCGATAAAGTGTACATGTCTGAAAAGATTTGGGAAGATAGTAATTGGGAAATCGTGGGTGACCCGTCGAGCAAGCTCATTAAAAAGGGATATGCTATCCCAATTCCCGACCTTATGATTACCGATAGTGAAGGGACAGACCGTACCCAGGAACTCATCACCAACCCATACTATAATTTTGTCGTGGTCAGCAAAGACCTCACCAAGATGGATAAAAACGACCTAGAATCACTCAACAAAATTAACCAGACTGTGAAACAGATTGCCGAAGAATATAATCTCCGTGCTGTCCTATTGACAGCCAGTTCATCTAATGACGCAGACTTTCTGAGCAAACAAATGGACCTGATATTTGAAATCTTCTATGCCGACCAAGTTCCATTAAAAAGCATGGTTAGATCAAATCCAGGTGTCTTACTTATGCAAAACGGAAATGTAATTAACAAATGGTCGCATAACAACTTTCCGAGCGCAGAAAAACTAGTGTCTAAATATTTCAAAGAAGATAAATAA
- a CDS encoding shikimate kinase, translating to MAKPIFLIGYMGSGKTTIGRKLANKMNLPFIDLDEEIVKQIGMPIAEYFAANSEADFRTIERDFLRQLELQEAIISTGGGTPCFHDNIQWINDNGISLYLKMTPKSLWDRLSKSDVKKRPILEGLTGKHLLTFIEAKLGDREPFYQQAHIIFDKLDRNLDEIINLINIHQKAINTSA from the coding sequence ATGGCAAAACCAATTTTTTTGATTGGCTACATGGGAAGTGGCAAGACGACTATTGGCAGAAAGCTAGCCAATAAGATGAATCTACCATTCATTGATCTCGACGAGGAAATCGTAAAACAGATCGGCATGCCAATTGCCGAATATTTTGCAGCCAATAGTGAAGCAGACTTTAGGACAATCGAACGTGACTTCCTTCGTCAATTAGAATTACAAGAAGCCATCATCTCTACAGGTGGCGGCACTCCTTGCTTTCATGACAACATACAGTGGATTAATGATAATGGAATATCCTTGTATCTTAAGATGACACCAAAAAGCCTGTGGGATCGACTCTCGAAATCTGACGTAAAGAAAAGACCCATTTTAGAAGGGCTGACAGGTAAGCACTTGCTCACGTTTATCGAAGCAAAACTTGGCGATCGTGAGCCATTTTACCAACAAGCACATATCATATTTGACAAATTGGACAGAAATCTTGACGAAATCATCAATTTAATCAACATACATCAAAAGGCTATAAATACATCAGCTTAA
- a CDS encoding glycerophosphodiester phosphodiesterase family protein produces the protein MRKSIQIFLFAFILISTATSCLELASSSKPSLTQGTIFNFKSANDLYQFLTYDEKRYPLVSAHRGGPYPGYPENAVETFDFIASKQPSIIECDVRLTKDSTLVLMHDETLDRTTTGEGRILDHTFEELKDLRLKDQDDKVTKYKIPTLDEALKWGVGKVIFTLDIKPETPYDLVVNAIRKAKAEAYVVIITYSPNQAGRIFSLAPDLMISASIRNSGDLLRLNDRDIPDNRLVAFVGTREPDPSLVELLHGHGIPIILGTIGNLDKQATAKGNQVYAEYIERGADILSTDRPLEAGKSLRYYITKRGLKSPFIQ, from the coding sequence ATGAGAAAGAGTATACAGATCTTTTTATTCGCATTTATTTTAATCTCTACTGCCACTAGTTGTCTAGAGCTTGCCTCATCAAGCAAACCCTCTTTGACCCAGGGCACGATTTTCAATTTTAAATCGGCGAATGATCTCTATCAATTTCTGACATACGACGAAAAAAGATACCCATTAGTAAGTGCCCATCGTGGCGGACCGTATCCAGGATATCCTGAAAATGCCGTAGAGACCTTTGATTTCATTGCAAGTAAACAACCGTCTATCATTGAATGCGATGTCAGACTTACGAAAGACTCCACTCTGGTGCTCATGCATGACGAAACCCTCGACCGCACAACAACCGGCGAAGGTCGCATCCTAGACCACACCTTTGAAGAACTAAAAGATTTGCGACTAAAGGATCAAGATGATAAAGTAACCAAATACAAGATTCCTACGCTGGATGAAGCCCTGAAATGGGGGGTGGGCAAAGTAATTTTCACTTTGGACATCAAACCCGAAACACCGTACGACCTAGTGGTGAATGCCATTAGAAAAGCAAAAGCCGAAGCCTACGTAGTCATCATCACCTATAGTCCCAATCAAGCGGGCCGCATATTCAGTCTAGCCCCCGACTTAATGATTTCGGCTTCCATTCGAAACTCAGGAGATCTACTCAGGCTCAATGATCGCGATATCCCTGACAACAGACTTGTAGCATTTGTTGGGACGCGAGAACCAGACCCAAGCCTTGTCGAACTCCTACATGGTCATGGGATACCTATTATCCTAGGTACTATCGGTAACTTGGACAAACAGGCAACAGCAAAGGGTAATCAAGTCTACGCCGAATATATAGAAAGAGGTGCTGATATATTGAGCACCGATAGACCATTGGAAGCAGGCAAATCATTGAGGTACTATATCACTAAACGGGGGCTCAAATCACCTTTTATTCAATAA
- a CDS encoding ATP-binding cassette domain-containing protein, with protein MSIVVQQICKSYLKQRALDHVSFEVIPNQIMGFLGPNGAGKSTTMKIITGIIPADQGEVFINGKNIKESGNTLKKTIGYLPEHNPLYEDMYVLEILEFEANVHKLPNKVARIDEVIQMTGLQSERHKKIQQLSKGYRQRVGLAMAIIHDPAILILDEPTSGLDPNQILEIRALIRELGKEKTVLFSTHIMQEVEAICDNILILSKGRVMDCLPLTEIQQKYPRKTIEEVFVQLTQ; from the coding sequence ATGTCAATCGTTGTACAACAAATATGCAAGTCCTATCTCAAGCAACGAGCTTTAGACCATGTATCCTTTGAAGTCATCCCTAATCAGATAATGGGTTTTCTTGGTCCCAATGGAGCTGGAAAATCCACGACAATGAAAATCATTACCGGAATCATTCCCGCAGATCAAGGAGAAGTATTCATCAATGGCAAGAATATAAAGGAATCCGGAAATACATTAAAAAAAACAATTGGCTATCTTCCTGAGCATAATCCCCTATATGAAGACATGTATGTCTTAGAGATTTTAGAATTCGAAGCCAATGTACACAAGCTCCCCAACAAAGTAGCTCGCATTGATGAAGTTATACAAATGACAGGGCTACAATCCGAACGGCATAAAAAAATACAACAATTATCAAAAGGATATCGTCAACGTGTCGGATTGGCAATGGCTATTATCCATGATCCAGCCATTTTGATTTTGGATGAACCTACATCGGGGCTAGATCCAAATCAAATACTTGAAATCCGTGCGCTCATTAGAGAATTAGGAAAAGAGAAAACCGTATTGTTCTCGACCCATATCATGCAAGAGGTTGAGGCAATCTGTGACAATATCCTCATCCTCAGTAAAGGCCGAGTTATGGACTGCTTACCCCTAACCGAAATTCAACAAAAATATCCCCGAAAAACCATCGAAGAAGTATTCGTTCAATTAACACAATAA
- the gldG gene encoding gliding motility-associated ABC transporter substrate-binding protein GldG, whose amino-acid sequence MLSIYKKEVSSYFSSFIGYLVIALFLTLTGLLFWVFPETSILENGYASLEGFFSLTPYLFIFLTPAVTMKAIAGEKAAGTYDLLLSRPLSVRKIVLEKFVGGITITTLAILPTIIYAASIYFLAQPIGNIDIGATIGSYLGLMLLAMGFVAIGLFCSALTTNTIVAFLLAVFLNFLFFYGFEASSQLSPSPDIQDLIQSFGFSDHYEAISRGVLTPVDFFYFISIPILFLVVTIGHLRKDFNPRRKTFTYYAGTLALITLVNSGIFHTLFDRIDFTSDKRYTLTQASKDILKKLDKDVYITVFLDGELPSGFTRLKKAAIDMAADLRSYSNGKLKFNILDPLAGTQQEQQEFTQALLGRGLYPTNLSVKSKSGFSQKIIFPGAIVATDSIEIPVNLLQNRTNASPEQILNNSIQNLEYAFISAISKINNTETPYIGFTDGHGEPSDLELYDAMHLLMNGNQVGRIHLDAMDYEGLKKLKIMIVVKPQKPFSESEKYKIDYFVRNGGHIIWALDQVDASLDQLKTTGQQTLIGRQLNLDDLLFLYGVRLNYNLIGDMNCGQIPLSVGNIGGRPQIELAPWLFHPILIPMSNHPVVKNLDGIRTEFISSLDTITTSGIHKEIILQSSPFAKTWNTPSTISLQMVEQQPDPSTFKNTPIPVAALLTGQFPYLFQNRPTPNGIQRPVDLTPISKPAKMMVIGDGDWLINQINASDQSPFPLGWDRYTNQQFANKVLLENVVDYLLNDTTLISLRNREVKLRMLDQAAVKRDSLKWQLINVGLPLTILLATGTIHFYWRKRKYQKKVA is encoded by the coding sequence TTGCTTAGCATCTATAAAAAAGAGGTTTCCTCTTACTTCAGTTCATTCATTGGTTATCTCGTAATAGCGTTATTCCTCACCCTAACAGGACTACTATTTTGGGTATTCCCAGAAACAAGCATACTAGAAAACGGTTACGCCTCACTTGAAGGTTTCTTCTCATTAACCCCGTATCTCTTTATCTTTCTAACCCCTGCTGTCACCATGAAGGCAATAGCAGGTGAAAAGGCTGCAGGCACATACGACCTTTTGCTAAGTCGTCCCTTATCTGTCCGAAAAATCGTTTTGGAAAAGTTTGTAGGGGGAATTACCATTACCACTCTAGCTATATTACCGACCATCATTTATGCAGCATCCATTTATTTTTTGGCGCAGCCAATTGGCAACATTGACATTGGCGCAACTATAGGATCATATCTAGGATTGATGCTATTGGCGATGGGGTTTGTAGCTATTGGTCTATTTTGCTCCGCCCTCACCACCAATACAATTGTTGCCTTCCTTTTAGCTGTATTTCTCAATTTCCTATTTTTCTATGGTTTCGAGGCTTCCAGTCAATTATCCCCATCACCAGATATTCAAGATTTAATTCAATCATTTGGATTTTCAGACCATTATGAGGCGATAAGTCGAGGAGTACTCACACCGGTAGATTTTTTCTATTTCATTTCTATCCCCATACTTTTTTTGGTGGTGACAATTGGACACCTGAGAAAAGACTTCAACCCACGAAGGAAGACATTTACTTATTACGCAGGCACACTTGCCTTGATAACATTGGTAAATTCAGGCATATTTCACACCCTCTTTGATCGAATCGATTTTACAAGCGACAAGCGCTACACATTAACCCAAGCGTCAAAGGACATTCTAAAAAAACTAGACAAAGACGTATACATTACAGTTTTTTTAGATGGCGAACTTCCGAGTGGTTTTACGAGATTGAAAAAAGCAGCCATAGATATGGCCGCGGACCTACGCTCCTATTCCAATGGCAAACTAAAATTCAATATCTTAGACCCTTTGGCGGGTACTCAGCAAGAACAACAGGAATTTACACAAGCACTCCTCGGGAGAGGATTATATCCGACCAATCTGAGTGTAAAATCCAAATCAGGATTCAGTCAAAAGATAATCTTCCCTGGAGCTATTGTTGCAACAGACAGTATAGAGATACCTGTCAACCTGCTGCAAAACCGTACAAATGCAAGTCCTGAGCAAATCCTAAACAACTCTATACAAAATTTGGAATATGCTTTTATATCTGCAATAAGCAAGATTAATAACACAGAGACACCTTACATCGGATTCACGGATGGCCATGGCGAACCAAGCGATCTAGAGCTATACGACGCCATGCACTTGCTCATGAACGGCAATCAGGTTGGACGTATACATTTAGACGCTATGGATTATGAAGGGCTGAAAAAGCTTAAAATCATGATTGTCGTCAAACCCCAAAAACCATTTTCAGAAAGTGAAAAATATAAGATAGATTACTTTGTCCGCAATGGCGGGCATATCATTTGGGCATTAGATCAAGTAGATGCAAGTCTAGATCAACTTAAAACCACTGGACAACAGACACTCATTGGGAGACAACTCAATCTGGACGATTTACTCTTCCTGTATGGTGTCAGACTCAATTACAATCTAATTGGTGATATGAATTGCGGACAGATACCACTATCTGTAGGCAACATTGGTGGAAGACCACAAATCGAACTAGCCCCTTGGCTCTTTCACCCCATTCTTATTCCCATGTCAAATCATCCTGTCGTCAAGAACTTAGACGGTATCCGTACCGAGTTCATCAGTAGCCTAGATACCATAACCACATCTGGCATCCATAAAGAAATCATTTTACAATCCTCGCCTTTCGCCAAGACGTGGAATACCCCCTCGACAATTTCATTGCAAATGGTCGAGCAGCAACCCGATCCTTCTACCTTTAAAAATACACCCATACCCGTAGCGGCATTGCTAACCGGCCAATTTCCCTATCTTTTTCAGAACCGTCCGACACCAAATGGCATTCAGAGACCTGTTGATTTGACACCAATATCAAAACCTGCTAAAATGATGGTAATAGGTGATGGAGATTGGCTAATCAATCAAATAAATGCATCGGATCAATCACCGTTCCCACTAGGTTGGGATAGATATACCAATCAACAATTTGCCAACAAAGTACTTTTAGAAAATGTTGTGGACTACCTACTCAACGACACTACCTTAATATCTCTACGAAATCGAGAAGTCAAACTTCGCATGCTGGATCAAGCTGCTGTGAAAAGAGATTCTTTGAAATGGCAACTCATCAATGTGGGGCTACCCTTGACCATCCTATTGGCAACCGGCACAATACACTTTTATTGGAGAAAACGGAAGTATCAAAAAAAGGTCGCATAG
- a CDS encoding succinate CoA transferase, which produces MTYDRIRLERLKDKVVSAEQAAQLFEDNMVVGSSGFTKAGDSKVVLPAFAERAKKEKLKITLMTGASLGHDTDGKLAEAGALKKRMPFQVDRVLRNKINEGEVLFIDQHLSESAELLHNKNLPPVDIAVLEVAFIERDGSLVPTTSVGNSATFAALAKKVIIEINTAVPMDVLGIHDIYQAEDYPYRNVIPIVAPWNKIGRRTIPIDPDKIVAIVFTDVIDSPADIAEPDEKTTAIAKHIMEFFENEVQLGHLTDRLLPLQAGIGKVANAVLTGFKSSNFYDLTMFSEVLQDSAFDLIDSGKLSFASASSITVSKECYSRVFDNLDRYRDRMVLRPQNISNTPGLIRRLGVIAINTAIEFDIYGNVNSTHIVGTKIMNGIGGSGDFARNAFLSIFVTQAASKANAISHVLPMVSHVDHTEHDVDILVTDIGLADLRGLAPRERAQVIIDNCVHPDFREELQSYFDRAKERGGHTPHLLEEAFSWHIRLNETGTMKKS; this is translated from the coding sequence ATGACATACGATAGAATTCGCCTTGAGCGTCTAAAGGATAAAGTGGTGAGTGCCGAACAAGCGGCCCAACTTTTTGAAGACAATATGGTCGTCGGTTCAAGTGGGTTTACAAAGGCGGGAGATAGTAAAGTTGTACTCCCTGCATTTGCCGAAAGGGCTAAAAAAGAGAAGTTAAAAATCACACTGATGACGGGTGCTTCTTTGGGACATGATACTGATGGTAAACTAGCGGAAGCGGGTGCTTTGAAAAAGAGAATGCCTTTTCAGGTTGATCGTGTTTTACGTAATAAAATAAACGAGGGTGAGGTTCTTTTTATCGACCAACATTTAAGCGAAAGTGCTGAACTGCTTCACAACAAAAATCTTCCTCCTGTTGATATTGCTGTATTGGAGGTCGCATTTATTGAAAGGGATGGAAGTTTGGTTCCAACGACATCTGTCGGCAATTCAGCGACATTTGCTGCTCTTGCTAAAAAGGTAATTATAGAAATTAATACAGCAGTACCCATGGATGTATTGGGGATACATGATATTTATCAAGCTGAGGACTATCCTTATCGTAATGTGATTCCTATTGTGGCTCCATGGAACAAGATTGGTCGTAGGACTATTCCAATAGATCCTGATAAAATTGTTGCGATAGTGTTTACGGATGTTATCGATAGTCCAGCAGATATTGCAGAGCCAGATGAGAAAACAACGGCTATTGCCAAACATATCATGGAATTTTTTGAGAATGAGGTTCAGTTGGGGCACCTGACGGATCGACTGCTACCCTTACAGGCAGGTATAGGTAAAGTGGCCAATGCGGTATTGACTGGATTTAAGAGCAGTAATTTTTATGATTTAACGATGTTCTCGGAGGTACTGCAAGATAGTGCATTCGATTTGATCGATTCGGGTAAGCTCTCCTTTGCATCTGCATCCTCTATCACTGTTTCTAAAGAATGCTACAGTCGGGTTTTTGATAATTTGGACAGGTATAGGGATCGTATGGTCTTAAGGCCTCAGAATATTTCCAATACACCAGGGTTGATCCGACGACTAGGGGTGATTGCAATTAATACGGCTATCGAATTTGATATTTATGGAAATGTTAATTCTACTCATATTGTAGGGACAAAGATTATGAATGGTATTGGCGGCTCTGGTGATTTTGCTCGTAATGCTTTCTTGAGTATTTTCGTGACCCAGGCGGCCTCCAAAGCAAATGCCATTTCGCATGTACTGCCTATGGTGTCCCACGTTGACCATACAGAGCACGACGTTGATATTTTAGTGACGGATATTGGATTGGCCGATTTGAGAGGACTAGCACCGAGAGAGCGGGCACAAGTAATCATTGATAATTGTGTACATCCTGATTTTAGAGAAGAATTACAGTCCTATTTCGATCGTGCGAAGGAGCGAGGTGGGCACACGCCACACCTATTGGAGGAGGCTTTTAGTTGGCATATTCGATTGAATGAAACAGGAACGATGAAGAAATCGTAA
- a CDS encoding helix-turn-helix transcriptional regulator, which translates to MEVKYVDRYYMTEVDAFEDSIYCHHKVMGEKFIAEHVHQKGQFLYTEGGVVFLKTDNKSFFLPARHYIWIPGGVRHSIHPSSPEVIMRNLYFPKFETDTVFFDKVNIYPVNDLLIELIMFTNRWNGNIFPVEEPKYSIAKAFKLLLPELSQTELPLALPYPNHQKLKDIITYLDSRIEENVGFKEIAKQFDISERTLARLFQKELNMSFIQYYTILRMLKALKLLLDDKLSVNEVALKVGYSSLPTFSNTFNKIVGVRPSEYVKHKNHLL; encoded by the coding sequence ATGGAAGTTAAATATGTAGACCGATATTACATGACAGAAGTAGATGCATTTGAAGACAGCATCTATTGCCATCATAAAGTGATGGGCGAAAAATTTATCGCTGAACATGTGCATCAAAAAGGTCAATTTTTATATACCGAAGGTGGAGTAGTATTCTTAAAAACCGACAATAAATCTTTCTTTCTTCCAGCAAGGCATTACATTTGGATTCCGGGAGGCGTAAGGCACAGCATACACCCCAGCAGCCCTGAAGTAATCATGCGCAACCTTTACTTCCCAAAGTTTGAGACAGATACGGTTTTCTTTGATAAAGTCAACATTTATCCAGTCAACGATTTACTAATTGAACTAATCATGTTCACCAACCGATGGAATGGCAATATATTTCCAGTAGAAGAGCCCAAGTACTCTATTGCAAAAGCATTTAAATTGCTCCTTCCCGAATTATCCCAAACAGAGCTTCCGCTAGCACTTCCTTATCCTAACCACCAAAAGCTAAAGGATATTATCACCTATCTAGATAGCCGGATCGAGGAAAATGTTGGGTTCAAAGAAATTGCAAAACAATTTGACATCAGCGAACGCACGTTGGCTAGATTATTCCAAAAAGAGTTAAACATGTCTTTTATCCAGTATTATACAATATTGAGAATGCTCAAGGCGCTAAAACTACTCTTGGACGACAAGCTAAGTGTAAACGAAGTCGCACTTAAAGTAGGATATAGCAGCCTTCCAACCTTTAGCAATACCTTCAATAAAATTGTTGGGGTGAGACCGAGTGAATATGTAAAACATAAAAATCATCTATTGTAA
- a CDS encoding 3-keto-disaccharide hydrolase gives MKIKNLLAAVSTGALLLSASLSVAQSIKTPKPIQLFNGKDMKNWIVKIRQHEVGENYANTFRVEEGLLKVRYDGYQEFDQQYGHLAYDKPFGAYVLRVTYRFVGDQVNGGEGWAWRNSGAMLHGQDPRTMLKNQDFPISVEGQLLGGDGKNERTTSNLCTPGTNVVMNDKLFTPHCISSKSKTYHGDQWVTADFVVLGDSVIQHILDGQIVLEYQKPQIGGENVSDYDPAQKKDGQLLSKGYISLQSESHPIDFKKVELYNLEPFMKDSAKLDKIIKTILSKK, from the coding sequence ATGAAAATTAAAAATCTGCTGGCTGCTGTAAGTACGGGAGCTTTGCTACTCTCCGCCTCCCTATCAGTAGCACAATCTATCAAGACGCCCAAACCCATTCAACTCTTCAATGGGAAAGACATGAAAAATTGGATTGTAAAAATCCGTCAACATGAAGTCGGAGAAAATTACGCCAATACCTTTCGAGTAGAAGAAGGTTTGCTAAAAGTTAGATATGATGGCTATCAAGAATTTGACCAACAATACGGTCACCTAGCATATGACAAACCCTTTGGAGCTTATGTGCTACGTGTCACTTATCGATTTGTCGGAGATCAGGTCAACGGTGGTGAAGGTTGGGCTTGGAGAAATAGCGGAGCTATGCTTCATGGACAAGATCCTCGAACCATGTTAAAAAATCAAGACTTCCCAATATCCGTCGAAGGGCAATTATTGGGGGGCGATGGAAAAAATGAACGCACCACAAGCAACCTCTGTACACCTGGCACCAACGTTGTCATGAATGACAAATTATTCACACCACATTGCATAAGCTCTAAATCGAAAACATACCATGGCGACCAATGGGTCACAGCAGATTTTGTCGTACTGGGGGATTCTGTAATACAACATATATTGGATGGACAGATTGTACTGGAATATCAAAAACCTCAAATTGGAGGAGAAAATGTTTCAGACTACGATCCTGCACAGAAGAAGGACGGTCAACTCTTGAGTAAAGGATACATCTCTTTGCAAAGTGAAAGTCATCCGATTGATTTCAAAAAAGTAGAACTTTATAATTTAGAACCCTTTATGAAGGATTCAGCAAAACTGGATAAAATCATCAAAACTATCCTAAGCAAAAAATAA
- the rpsT gene encoding 30S ribosomal protein S20, with amino-acid sequence MANHKSAIKRIRANATKRLRNRYQAKTTRNAIKKLRNTTSQEEAKTLLPRVISMLDRLAKKNVIHKRKAANNKSKLTKLVNKLA; translated from the coding sequence ATGGCAAATCATAAATCAGCGATCAAAAGAATTAGAGCAAATGCAACTAAGCGTTTGAGAAACCGTTACCAAGCAAAAACAACTCGTAACGCGATTAAAAAATTACGTAACACAACGTCTCAAGAAGAGGCTAAAACATTATTACCTCGTGTAATCTCTATGCTTGATCGTTTGGCTAAAAAGAACGTGATTCACAAGAGAAAAGCGGCTAACAACAAATCAAAATTAACTAAGTTGGTTAACAAACTAGCTTAA
- a CDS encoding RNA methyltransferase: MQKLTMDQLQRPDVETFKKQDKTPIILVLDNVRSMHNVGSAFRTSDAFAVEKIILGGITGTPPHREIEKTALGATSSVDWEHTIDTCGRLEELKKQGYTILAIEQAEGSIMLHDFQPYPENKYAFVFGNEVHGVDEQIMKIVDHCIEIPQFGTKHSFNISVTIGIVLWDFVSKTTLK, translated from the coding sequence ATGCAAAAATTAACGATGGACCAATTGCAGCGTCCTGATGTAGAAACATTTAAAAAACAAGATAAAACACCTATCATTCTTGTGTTAGATAATGTCAGAAGTATGCATAATGTAGGATCCGCATTCCGTACATCCGATGCTTTTGCTGTCGAAAAAATAATCTTAGGTGGAATCACAGGTACTCCGCCACATCGTGAAATAGAAAAAACCGCACTAGGAGCCACTTCTTCTGTTGATTGGGAACATACTATTGATACCTGTGGTCGACTAGAGGAATTGAAAAAACAAGGATATACCATTCTAGCCATAGAACAAGCAGAAGGCAGCATAATGCTTCATGACTTCCAACCATATCCAGAAAATAAATATGCATTTGTATTTGGCAATGAAGTACATGGTGTAGATGAGCAAATTATGAAAATTGTCGATCATTGTATCGAAATACCTCAGTTTGGGACCAAACATTCATTCAATATCTCCGTTACGATAGGTATTGTATTATGGGATTTTGTTTCAAAAACCACCCTTAAGTAA
- the sucD gene encoding succinate--CoA ligase subunit alpha yields MSVLVNKDSKVIVQGFTGTEGTYHATQMIEYGTNVVGGVTPGKGGQQHLERPVFNTVQDAVDKTGANVSIIFVPPAFAADAIMEAAAAGIEVIVCITEGIPTKDMIQVKSYLSDKNSRLIGPNCPGIITADEAKIGIMPGFIFKKGTVGIVSKSGTLTYEAVDQTVKAGLGITTAIGIGGDPIIGTTTKEAVELLMNDPETKGIIMIGEIGGGMEAEAAKWIKEHGTKPVVGFIAGQTAPPGRRMGHAGAIVGGADDTAAAKMKIMAECGIRVVESPAEIGKAIAEELAK; encoded by the coding sequence ATGAGTGTACTAGTTAATAAAGATTCAAAAGTTATTGTACAAGGTTTTACAGGGACTGAAGGTACTTATCACGCAACTCAAATGATTGAGTACGGTACAAATGTAGTAGGTGGTGTAACTCCAGGAAAAGGTGGCCAACAACACTTAGAGCGCCCTGTATTCAACACAGTACAAGATGCTGTAGACAAAACAGGCGCTAACGTATCCATCATTTTCGTACCTCCCGCATTTGCTGCTGATGCTATAATGGAAGCTGCTGCTGCTGGTATCGAAGTAATCGTTTGTATTACGGAAGGTATCCCGACCAAAGATATGATTCAAGTAAAATCATACTTGAGTGACAAAAACTCTCGCTTAATCGGCCCTAACTGCCCTGGTATCATTACTGCCGATGAAGCTAAAATCGGTATCATGCCTGGATTTATCTTCAAAAAAGGAACAGTAGGTATCGTGTCAAAATCAGGTACTTTGACTTATGAGGCTGTTGACCAAACTGTGAAAGCAGGTTTAGGAATCACAACCGCTATCGGTATCGGAGGAGATCCCATTATTGGAACAACCACCAAAGAAGCTGTAGAATTGTTGATGAACGATCCAGAAACCAAAGGTATCATCATGATTGGTGAAATTGGTGGTGGAATGGAAGCCGAAGCTGCAAAATGGATTAAAGAGCACGGTACAAAACCTGTAGTTGGATTCATCGCCGGTCAGACTGCGCCTCCAGGACGCCGTATGGGACACGCTGGTGCAATCGTTGGTGGTGCTGATGACACAGCTGCCGCTAAGATGAAAATCATGGCAGAATGCGGCATACGCGTTGTTGAGTCTCCAGCTGAAATTGGAAAAGCTATTGCAGAAGAATTAGCGAAATAA